Proteins encoded by one window of Ignavibacteriota bacterium:
- the yajC gene encoding preprotein translocase subunit YajC, translating into MENIFAFLMMTPPAGEGGGGGMMSMFIMFGLVILIMYFMMIRPQQKRQKEHQNMLNSIRKGDKVVTTAGMHGTVAELDEKTMTVQVAENVKIKFERTAIASKG; encoded by the coding sequence ATGGAAAATATCTTTGCTTTTTTAATGATGACTCCTCCTGCCGGTGAAGGCGGTGGCGGTGGAATGATGAGTATGTTCATCATGTTTGGTTTGGTGATTCTTATCATGTATTTTATGATGATACGTCCTCAACAAAAACGTCAGAAAGAACATCAGAATATGCTTAATTCTATCAGAAAAGGCGATAAGGTTGTAACAACAGCCGGTATGCATGGCACTGTGGCAGAACTTGACGAGAAAACTATGACTGTTCAGGTTGCTGAAAACGTAAAAATCAAGTTTGAACGCACTGCAATTGCAAGTAAAGGTTAA
- the rplS gene encoding 50S ribosomal protein L19, with product MTSLEYVNQLSIERADNLRKSKDGDNFKEVPAFREGDTVIVAVRVSEGEKERIQNFKGIVIAMRGSGINKTFTIRKVSNGIGVERVFPVNSPMIQSISIEKSGHVRRAKLYYLRGMSEKKIRQKLS from the coding sequence ATGACTAGTTTAGAATATGTAAATCAGCTTTCGATTGAAAGAGCTGATAATTTAAGAAAATCAAAAGACGGCGATAATTTCAAGGAAGTACCTGCGTTCCGCGAGGGCGATACTGTTATTGTAGCTGTAAGAGTATCTGAAGGCGAAAAAGAACGTATTCAGAACTTCAAAGGCATCGTAATTGCTATGAGGGGTTCAGGAATCAACAAAACTTTCACAATCAGAAAAGTTTCAAACGGCATAGGAGTTGAGAGGGTATTCCCTGTTAATTCACCAATGATTCAATCTATCTCAATTGAGAAAAGTGGACATGTCAGACGAGCTAAGTTATATTACCTTCGTGGAATGTCTGAAAAGAAAATCCGACAGAAACTCAGCTAA
- a CDS encoding calcium/sodium antiporter: MNSPELFSIAFLIIGSLLLYFGADSLVKGSTRLAINLGITPIIIGLTVVAFGTSAPELIVSLSAGYQGNAEIALGNVIGSNICNIALILGLSSLIRPVEFHLKYVNKDFWIMIIASIAVLIMSLDGDLDMWDGAILTLGIVSYVLYNIKKSKDENLEIELEEVTGKTKFKDKNIFHVLLLIVGLVILMMGANLFLEGAVNIAKYLGLSNVIIGLTIVALGTSLPELAVSVVASIKKESDISLGNVIGSNIFNLLMILGVTSIFFPIGANDISLVDIGIMIFTSLIIVPLGMRGNKFSRLDGAFLLLIYIGYMYYLFTYGSLPQV; this comes from the coding sequence ATGAACAGCCCTGAATTATTTAGTATAGCATTTTTGATAATTGGAAGCCTTCTTCTTTATTTTGGAGCCGATTCTCTCGTTAAAGGCAGTACTCGTTTAGCAATAAATCTTGGAATTACTCCAATTATAATTGGTCTTACAGTTGTTGCCTTCGGAACAAGTGCCCCTGAGCTTATAGTAAGTCTTAGTGCCGGATATCAGGGCAATGCTGAAATTGCTTTAGGAAATGTAATAGGTTCTAATATTTGCAATATTGCCCTCATTTTAGGACTTTCATCACTTATCAGACCGGTTGAGTTTCATTTAAAGTATGTTAATAAAGATTTCTGGATTATGATAATTGCGAGCATTGCAGTTCTGATTATGTCTCTTGACGGCGATTTGGATATGTGGGATGGTGCTATTCTCACGCTTGGGATTGTATCTTATGTGCTTTACAATATCAAAAAGTCAAAAGATGAGAATCTTGAAATTGAACTTGAGGAGGTTACAGGAAAAACTAAATTCAAAGATAAGAACATTTTTCACGTTTTACTATTAATTGTTGGGCTTGTTATACTTATGATGGGAGCAAATTTATTCCTTGAAGGAGCTGTCAATATTGCAAAATATTTAGGGCTTTCGAATGTTATAATAGGTCTTACAATAGTAGCGCTCGGGACGAGTTTGCCTGAGCTTGCAGTTTCTGTAGTTGCAAGTATTAAAAAAGAATCAGATATATCACTTGGCAATGTCATTGGCTCAAATATATTTAATTTATTGATGATTCTTGGAGTTACGTCAATATTTTTTCCAATTGGTGCAAATGATATTAGTTTAGTAGATATTGGAATTATGATATTTACATCCTTAATCATTGTTCCTCTTGGAATGCGCGGTAATAAATTCAGCAGGCTTGACGGAGCATTTTTGCTGCTTATATATATTGGTTATATGTACTATTTATTCACTTATGGCAGTCTGCCCCAAGTCTAA
- a CDS encoding MATE family efflux transporter, producing MLSKPYIENYKINLSLAYPIMLGQVGHILTGIADSIMVGNISAEHLAAGALGHSIYIVFFILGLGIATGITPLVGIAYGEKNYRECGVYFKNGLLSVMVIGLIMMLLMIASVPLLDYIGQAPEVIKLAKSYYVISSLSLIPSMLFVSFKQFTEGITLTKPAMYASIVFNLVNVFLNYIFIYGNFGFPRMELDGAGWASLIARTGMGLSLVFYVFFNPDFKIYTDKLDWKKYSINHIKRILKLGLPISLQFLLEVGSFTFGALMMGWLGSNELAAHQIAISIAGFTYLAASGIGSAATIRLSNLLGERKIGELKVSGNASLVLVLIWMSIAAVLMILLRYHLPSLYVSELPVIELTASLFIVAAFFQIFDGVQVTALGALRGIKDVRVPTFISLLSYWIIALPVGYILAFTFELGAVGIWLGYLSGLFIAAILLFFRFRKLIKSLSNT from the coding sequence ATGCTATCTAAACCGTATATTGAAAACTATAAGATAAACTTATCACTTGCTTACCCGATTATGCTTGGTCAGGTGGGGCATATACTTACAGGTATTGCCGACAGTATAATGGTGGGCAATATTAGCGCAGAGCACCTTGCGGCAGGCGCCTTAGGGCACAGCATTTATATCGTATTCTTTATTCTTGGATTAGGAATTGCTACCGGAATTACGCCACTTGTAGGGATAGCCTACGGAGAGAAAAACTATCGTGAATGTGGTGTCTATTTCAAAAACGGACTGCTTTCTGTGATGGTGATAGGTTTAATAATGATGCTGCTCATGATTGCCTCGGTTCCACTTCTTGACTATATCGGACAAGCACCTGAAGTTATCAAACTTGCAAAGTCATATTATGTGATTTCTTCTTTATCACTCATACCATCAATGCTGTTTGTATCATTCAAACAGTTTACCGAGGGCATAACTCTAACTAAGCCTGCAATGTATGCAAGCATTGTATTCAATCTTGTAAATGTATTTTTGAATTATATATTTATTTACGGGAATTTCGGTTTTCCAAGAATGGAACTTGATGGAGCCGGCTGGGCTTCTTTAATTGCACGTACGGGAATGGGTCTTTCTCTTGTATTTTATGTTTTCTTTAATCCAGATTTTAAGATTTATACAGATAAACTTGATTGGAAAAAATATTCAATAAATCATATCAAGAGAATTCTCAAGTTAGGGTTGCCAATCAGTTTGCAATTTTTACTTGAGGTTGGCTCTTTTACTTTTGGAGCATTAATGATGGGTTGGCTTGGAAGCAATGAACTTGCGGCTCATCAAATTGCAATCAGCATAGCAGGATTTACATATCTCGCAGCAAGCGGAATCGGCTCTGCTGCCACTATCAGATTATCAAATTTACTGGGTGAAAGGAAAATCGGCGAATTGAAAGTATCCGGTAATGCCTCGCTGGTACTTGTACTGATTTGGATGTCAATTGCGGCTGTATTGATGATTCTACTAAGGTATCATCTGCCTTCATTATATGTAAGCGAATTGCCTGTAATCGAGCTTACAGCTTCGCTTTTTATAGTTGCGGCTTTCTTTCAAATATTTGACGGAGTTCAGGTTACCGCACTTGGTGCACTTCGCGGAATCAAAGATGTAAGAGTACCTACTTTTATCTCACTTCTATCATATTGGATAATAGCCCTGCCAGTTGGATATATATTAGCATTCACATTTGAATTGGGAGCTGTCGGTATATGGCTGGGCTATCTGAGCGGACTATTTATTGCTGCAATACTACTATTTTTCAGGTTTAGAAAATTGATTAAATCACTTAGCAATACATAG
- a CDS encoding DUF4249 family protein translates to MKNIKLLLIIFVSIVFINSCEDAPPVDYVNYKYLEAFLIIDQPIENIMLMNSQPVNSPFEKEKALIKDADVKLLINGISHNLIYRDGDNPGYYYPDTDLKIQPNTEYDIIINTKDGGLITAKTITPNRIGGWVKPPKPIAHYPQDTLKLPRVDSLEIEWEATQGASLYLIRTIAMDTLNYGRYLETPTEEPNRRTYSLLTNFENTGVLYKNKSSWNLIANNKTPTVWLAFKWFGPYEVEVYNPDPNMMNWFVNLFFTGSSENIDLLNSVNGGIGVFGSASKIDGQTFIMKNQP, encoded by the coding sequence ATGAAAAATATCAAATTATTATTAATAATATTTGTTTCAATAGTATTTATAAATTCATGCGAGGATGCTCCGCCGGTTGATTATGTAAATTATAAATATCTTGAAGCATTCCTGATTATTGACCAACCAATCGAGAATATTATGCTTATGAATTCTCAACCGGTGAACTCTCCCTTTGAGAAAGAAAAAGCATTGATTAAAGACGCCGATGTAAAGTTGTTGATTAATGGAATTTCTCATAATCTTATTTACAGAGACGGAGATAATCCCGGATATTATTATCCTGATACTGATTTAAAGATTCAGCCCAATACTGAGTATGATATAATTATAAATACAAAAGACGGAGGTTTGATCACAGCTAAAACTATCACTCCAAACAGAATTGGCGGATGGGTAAAGCCTCCAAAACCAATTGCACACTATCCTCAAGATACACTTAAACTGCCAAGAGTGGATTCACTTGAGATTGAATGGGAAGCTACTCAGGGCGCAAGCTTATATTTGATCAGAACTATTGCTATGGATACTCTGAATTATGGCAGATATCTTGAAACGCCAACAGAAGAGCCAAACAGAAGAACATACAGCTTGCTTACAAATTTTGAAAATACCGGAGTTTTGTACAAGAACAAATCTTCATGGAATTTGATTGCAAATAATAAGACACCTACTGTCTGGCTTGCATTCAAATGGTTCGGTCCCTATGAAGTAGAAGTTTATAACCCTGACCCGAATATGATGAACTGGTTTGTTAATTTATTCTTCACAGGTTCTTCTGAAAATATTGATTTGTTGAATTCAGTAAATGGCGGAATTGGAGTTTTCGGCTCTGCTTCAAAAATAGATGGTCAGACTTTCATTATGAAAAATCAACCTTAA
- a CDS encoding TonB-dependent receptor — protein MKTKYQTIIVWAVLLCFTGIVELKAKGSMLLADHAAINGYIKDEQNGEILIGATVFIKNTKFGAYTNKQGFYNINNVPAGKYSVRISMVGYEPKEMSINLSKNEVKRMDISIKPASVRSEGISVTAEREVESRQISISKVNIPIQQIKEIRIGGESDVFRAIQMLPGVLTSSQISSGLYIRGGSPDQNLVLLDGTTVYNPSHLFGFISTFNSDAIKDVELIKGGYPAEYGSRLSSVLNITQKDGNRNEFEGLASVGLISSKLSLEGPIGNGSWFLGGRRTYFDLIKGAIDNDPKNPIPDFGFYDVNAKITQDFGSSDKISISGFMSDDDFKFSNSGFDMNMFLGNRSIGLKWTHIYGKDLFTNVNISGSHYSNGFKQDLSGFLITVNNAITDYTFRGTTEYFLSDVTTISSGIEFTNYIFEYNQNFTGDGQSGEQGTNEGGRTNLLYHDWVYSAFAQMNQQFTELLSLQAGIRANYWDYSRQMNFDPRIALRWQAQDNLAIKASWGIFHQYLRLAGDENFSLFDTWLPTDRTVDPSRAVHYILSFETEPLSGYNFNFDVYYKDLFNISELNRTNLEGKDVKDIFFTGNGSAYGAEIFLQKRFGKLAGWIGYGLGWVNANFDSINSGRTFRPKYDRRHDLKIVAQYQLNEKWTFGGTFMFQSGQSYTGAVSRLQVGMPGDNYGYGKIIPSERFGLRLPPSHQLNLNVGYNSTIFGLPTRYNLDIFNVYSRRDILMRVYNADDENTLVEDIRLLPIIPTFSFEIKF, from the coding sequence ATGAAAACTAAATATCAAACTATAATAGTTTGGGCAGTATTGCTGTGCTTTACCGGTATTGTAGAGTTAAAAGCAAAAGGTTCAATGCTACTTGCAGACCATGCTGCAATTAACGGGTACATTAAAGATGAACAAAACGGAGAAATTCTTATTGGAGCAACTGTATTCATTAAAAATACTAAATTCGGTGCTTACACAAATAAGCAAGGTTTTTACAATATCAATAATGTTCCAGCAGGAAAATATTCTGTTAGGATTTCAATGGTTGGCTATGAGCCAAAAGAGATGAGCATTAACCTTTCGAAAAATGAAGTAAAAAGAATGGACATTAGTATAAAACCTGCAAGTGTTCGTTCTGAGGGTATATCAGTTACAGCTGAAAGAGAGGTAGAATCAAGACAAATCTCAATAAGCAAGGTCAATATACCGATTCAACAGATAAAGGAGATTCGCATAGGCGGGGAATCCGATGTATTCAGAGCTATACAGATGTTACCCGGAGTATTGACATCATCACAGATTTCAAGCGGACTCTATATTAGAGGCGGTTCACCGGACCAGAATCTTGTATTACTCGATGGAACTACAGTATATAATCCATCTCACCTTTTTGGATTTATATCAACATTTAACTCCGACGCTATAAAGGATGTTGAATTAATTAAAGGTGGATATCCGGCTGAATACGGCAGCAGGCTTTCATCTGTTCTTAATATTACTCAAAAAGATGGTAACCGGAATGAATTTGAGGGCTTGGCTTCCGTTGGTCTGATTTCATCAAAATTATCATTAGAAGGTCCGATTGGGAATGGCTCCTGGTTTTTAGGAGGACGCAGAACATACTTTGATTTAATCAAAGGCGCTATTGACAATGACCCTAAAAATCCAATTCCGGACTTTGGCTTCTATGATGTTAATGCAAAAATAACACAGGACTTTGGAAGTTCCGATAAAATTTCGATTAGTGGTTTTATGAGCGATGATGATTTCAAATTTTCTAACAGCGGATTTGATATGAATATGTTCCTTGGGAATCGTTCAATTGGACTGAAATGGACTCATATTTACGGAAAAGACTTATTTACTAATGTTAATATCTCGGGTAGTCATTACAGCAATGGATTTAAGCAAGATTTATCAGGATTTTTGATTACTGTAAATAATGCCATAACTGACTATACATTCAGAGGAACAACCGAATATTTTTTATCCGATGTTACTACAATATCTTCCGGCATTGAGTTTACAAATTATATTTTTGAGTACAATCAAAATTTTACCGGTGACGGTCAAAGTGGTGAACAGGGTACCAATGAAGGTGGCAGGACTAATCTGCTATATCATGACTGGGTTTATAGCGCCTTTGCACAGATGAATCAACAGTTTACAGAACTACTCTCACTGCAGGCAGGCATAAGAGCAAACTATTGGGACTACAGCCGTCAAATGAACTTTGACCCGAGGATAGCACTTCGCTGGCAGGCACAGGATAATTTGGCAATCAAAGCATCGTGGGGTATTTTCCATCAATATCTTAGACTGGCAGGGGACGAAAATTTCTCCTTGTTTGATACCTGGCTTCCAACCGACAGAACGGTTGACCCGAGCAGGGCGGTTCACTATATACTAAGTTTTGAAACTGAGCCGTTGAGTGGTTATAATTTTAATTTTGATGTATATTATAAGGATTTGTTCAATATTTCTGAATTAAACAGAACAAATCTTGAAGGCAAGGATGTCAAAGATATTTTCTTTACAGGAAATGGTTCAGCTTACGGAGCAGAAATATTTCTTCAAAAAAGATTCGGCAAACTTGCCGGTTGGATTGGATACGGACTCGGATGGGTAAATGCAAATTTCGACAGCATCAATTCGGGACGTACATTCAGACCAAAATATGACCGTCGTCACGACCTGAAAATAGTTGCTCAGTATCAATTAAACGAAAAATGGACTTTTGGCGGTACATTTATGTTCCAAAGCGGACAATCATATACCGGAGCTGTTTCAAGATTGCAGGTTGGGATGCCCGGAGATAATTATGGTTACGGAAAAATAATTCCATCGGAAAGATTCGGCCTCAGGCTACCGCCTTCACATCAGTTAAATTTGAATGTTGGTTATAACTCAACGATTTTCGGATTGCCAACAAGATATAATCTTGACATTTTTAATGTTTACAGCAGACGTGATATATTGATGAGGGTTTATAATGCAGACGATGAAAATACACTAGTTGAAGATATCAGATTACTTCCGATTATTCCAACATTCTCTTTTGAAATTAAATTTTAA
- a CDS encoding 4Fe-4S dicluster domain-containing protein has protein sequence MKNINRRDFLRFSSALTVAGAGLSTTAKAVPDNILSPDRMGVLVDTTHCVGCRNCEWACKTSHGIPAEDIETFHNREVFKEFRRPGNDSYTVVNEFENKKNELLPINVKYQCMHCDKPACVSACIVGAFTKQENGSVIWDTDKCIGCRYCMVACPFQVPTFEYEEALKPDIHKCDFCHSRTIEGGIPACVEICPVEALMYGPRTELIRVARERIRRNPGKYKNHIYGEREVGGTSWMYLTSADFDYLRFPKHKESTAPGVSESIQHGIFAYFVPPLALYAWLGGIMWISKRRKELVNETEQEKQEETK, from the coding sequence ATGAAAAATATAAATCGCAGAGACTTTCTAAGGTTTTCTTCGGCGTTAACAGTCGCAGGAGCAGGCTTAAGTACAACCGCTAAAGCGGTTCCTGACAACATTTTGTCGCCTGACAGAATGGGTGTATTAGTAGATACAACTCATTGTGTTGGATGTCGAAATTGTGAATGGGCTTGTAAAACTTCGCATGGAATTCCTGCTGAAGACATCGAAACATTTCATAATCGCGAAGTATTTAAAGAATTTCGCAGACCCGGCAACGATTCTTACACCGTCGTAAATGAATTTGAAAACAAAAAAAATGAGCTATTACCTATAAATGTAAAATACCAGTGTATGCATTGTGATAAACCGGCGTGTGTGTCGGCCTGTATTGTTGGTGCTTTTACAAAGCAGGAAAATGGCTCTGTTATTTGGGATACAGATAAATGTATCGGCTGCCGTTATTGTATGGTTGCTTGTCCGTTTCAAGTGCCTACTTTCGAATACGAAGAAGCACTTAAGCCTGACATTCATAAATGTGATTTTTGTCATAGCCGCACAATTGAAGGCGGAATCCCTGCATGTGTGGAGATATGCCCTGTTGAAGCTTTAATGTACGGACCTCGTACTGAGCTTATCAGAGTAGCTCGAGAAAGGATCAGAAGAAATCCCGGTAAGTATAAAAATCACATATATGGCGAAAGAGAAGTCGGCGGAACTTCATGGATGTATCTGACTTCAGCAGATTTTGATTATCTGAGATTTCCAAAACATAAGGAAAGCACTGCTCCGGGTGTGTCCGAATCAATTCAGCATGGTATATTTGCATACTTCGTTCCACCGCTTGCATTATATGCTTGGCTTGGAGGTATTATGTGGATTTCTAAACGCAGAAAAGAACTTGTAAATGAAACTGAACAAGAAAAGCAGGAGGAGACTAAGTAA
- the hybB gene encoding Ni/Fe-hydrogenase cytochrome b subunit produces MEHHEAKPINTVKFLTPGVFILILIALNGIVFIAGRFLFGIGAVTNLDNMYPWGIWIGIDVAAGVALAAGGFISAAIGHIMHREHYHVIVRPALLTAMLGYTFVAFGVFIDIGRWYYIWHPLVMWNPNSALFEVGICVMIYLTVLYIEFLPIVTERFMNKVNLPGILRIFNNILNKILIALDKGLSKTMFVFIIAGVVLSSLHQSSLGTLMVIAGDKMHPLWQTPILPLLFLISAVGVGIPMIIFESLIASKSFKLKPEMPVLSRLATYVGPILGVYLSFKLGDLVIREAFVYLVEFNVQTVMFLIEMIIGLVVPLVMFLNKKVLASPAYLLLASGLVVFGVLLNRINNFVVAYHPPYADYAYFPSYGEISVTLGAAALLILLYRAAVMIFPVITPEEETAPKSI; encoded by the coding sequence ATGGAACATCATGAAGCAAAACCAATTAACACGGTAAAATTCCTGACTCCGGGAGTTTTTATACTGATACTGATTGCACTCAACGGCATAGTTTTCATAGCCGGTAGGTTTTTATTTGGAATCGGTGCTGTAACAAATCTTGATAATATGTATCCCTGGGGTATTTGGATTGGAATAGATGTTGCCGCAGGCGTTGCTCTTGCTGCCGGAGGTTTTATATCTGCTGCAATCGGACATATTATGCACCGTGAGCATTATCATGTAATAGTTCGTCCTGCACTACTTACCGCAATGCTTGGCTATACTTTTGTTGCATTTGGTGTGTTTATTGATATAGGACGTTGGTATTATATTTGGCATCCACTTGTAATGTGGAATCCTAATTCCGCACTCTTTGAAGTTGGTATCTGTGTAATGATTTATCTTACGGTTCTTTACATAGAATTCCTGCCGATTGTAACCGAAAGATTTATGAATAAAGTAAATCTACCCGGTATCCTGAGAATATTTAATAATATTTTAAATAAAATATTGATTGCCTTAGATAAAGGCTTATCAAAAACTATGTTTGTGTTTATTATTGCAGGTGTTGTACTTTCTTCACTTCACCAATCATCGCTTGGAACACTGATGGTTATTGCCGGTGATAAAATGCACCCATTGTGGCAGACACCTATCCTACCACTGCTATTTTTAATTTCGGCTGTCGGGGTAGGTATTCCTATGATAATATTTGAATCATTAATAGCCTCGAAATCATTCAAACTTAAACCAGAAATGCCTGTATTATCGCGTCTGGCAACTTACGTCGGTCCAATATTGGGCGTATATTTATCATTCAAGCTGGGTGATTTAGTTATTAGGGAAGCATTTGTGTACCTTGTAGAATTCAATGTCCAGACCGTCATGTTTTTAATTGAAATGATTATTGGACTTGTTGTACCACTTGTAATGTTTTTGAATAAAAAAGTACTGGCTTCGCCTGCATATCTACTTCTTGCAAGTGGATTAGTAGTATTCGGAGTTCTTCTTAACAGAATAAATAACTTTGTTGTTGCTTACCATCCACCTTACGCTGACTATGCATACTTCCCATCTTACGGCGAGATTTCTGTAACTTTGGGTGCTGCTGCATTATTAATTTTATTGTACCGTGCTGCGGTTATGATATTCCCGGTAATTACGCCGGAAGAAGAAACTGCTCCAAAAAGCATATAA
- a CDS encoding cytochrome c3 family protein — translation MKNYKWLLIVALLTLGTIFLFGSNLNEIKNSSQQEESVTPSVAKRFTTAMPSDREMSKDHAKLAIDCKSCHFCEYPTINDPCLYNCPRSEMVSIHHSADEGPEIVEMDMIKGDYGVVIFSHKLHAEMAEMSGGCESCHHYNTTGPVLKCITCHEPNRIREDLSKPDLEAAYHRQCLTCHRQWSRETNCQACHINQNSPDVAATIKRIKDTKHPPVHEPQKVVYETDYEKGKIVTFFHDQHIHTFNISCNTCHHDENCMRCHDVNLKKLRSDELDNQRKKVHYTFEDHHKACIDCHQQDDCSKCHRSDEMKAFDHFRSTGFDLKPRHDMLKCTACHKEPGKYKGLSKSCTSCHPQYAQGKFDHRRIGLELDDIHADMECGDCHKGNNFGAVPKCNDCHDDMYHPHNLPGKRISIQRAQSNGKKK, via the coding sequence ATGAAAAACTATAAATGGTTATTAATTGTTGCTCTTTTGACTCTCGGAACTATATTTTTGTTTGGTTCTAATCTTAATGAGATTAAGAACAGTTCACAGCAGGAAGAGAGTGTAACTCCATCGGTTGCCAAACGGTTTACTACCGCTATGCCATCCGATAGGGAAATGTCGAAAGACCACGCCAAACTTGCAATTGATTGTAAGTCATGCCACTTTTGCGAATATCCAACTATCAACGACCCTTGCCTTTATAATTGTCCACGTAGCGAGATGGTTTCTATTCATCATTCAGCTGATGAAGGACCTGAAATTGTAGAAATGGATATGATTAAGGGCGATTATGGTGTTGTAATCTTCTCTCATAAGTTACACGCAGAGATGGCTGAAATGTCAGGTGGTTGCGAAAGCTGTCATCATTACAATACAACCGGTCCCGTTCTTAAATGTATCACATGTCACGAACCAAACAGAATTCGTGAAGACTTGAGCAAACCGGACCTTGAAGCCGCTTATCACAGACAATGTTTGACATGTCATCGCCAGTGGAGCCGTGAAACAAACTGCCAGGCATGCCATATAAACCAAAATTCACCTGATGTTGCTGCAACTATTAAGAGAATTAAGGATACTAAACATCCGCCGGTACACGAACCACAAAAGGTAGTTTATGAAACCGATTATGAGAAAGGAAAAATAGTAACATTTTTCCATGACCAGCATATTCACACTTTTAATATATCGTGTAATACCTGCCACCATGATGAAAACTGTATGCGTTGCCACGACGTTAATCTCAAGAAACTTCGTTCAGATGAGCTTGATAATCAACGTAAAAAAGTGCACTATACTTTCGAAGACCATCACAAAGCTTGTATTGATTGTCATCAGCAGGATGATTGCAGCAAGTGCCATAGAAGTGATGAGATGAAAGCATTTGACCATTTCAGGTCAACAGGATTTGACCTGAAGCCACGACACGATATGCTGAAATGTACTGCTTGCCACAAAGAACCCGGCAAATACAAAGGACTATCTAAGAGTTGTACTTCCTGCCACCCGCAATATGCACAGGGTAAGTTTGACCACAGACGAATAGGTCTGGAGTTGGATGATATTCATGCAGATATGGAATGTGGTGATTGTCATAAAGGAAACAATTTTGGTGCTGTTCCGAAATGCAATGATTGCCACGACGATATGTATCATCCGCATAATCTGCCGGGTAAGAGGATTTCGATTCAACGCGCCCAGAGCAATGGAAAGAAGAAATAA